A segment of the Ochotona princeps isolate mOchPri1 chromosome 16, mOchPri1.hap1, whole genome shotgun sequence genome:
GCTGGTTGAAAAGTATTTTCCACTGAATGCAGAGCTTAATAGAACATGCTGACATAATAGTTTTAAtgcattttgttgaaaatgtgtGAACAAACAGAATAGCTTTTGTTCCTTCATAATTGGCTGTAAAAGTAGATGGAAACATAACCATTACATATGGAAAtgtgcaaagagaaagaaataacatTTCTGTTGAATATATTAGGAATTGCATTTCCTAGTTTAAAATAAGCATCTGAAATAGATGCATCATTTAAAATTGGTTGTCAAAATAAGAAGCTTGAAACGAAATTTTTGTCACATTATTTTTGTCCCGAGTTAAGCAATGTAACTTGAGcaaatttcatttaatattttgttgATGTTATTTTAAGGCGAGGGAAGAGACAAAAAGTGACAAAAATAAGCACCTTCCATGTGCGTAGGAATCCGGTGCCAATTAAGATGattaaacatgaaattaaaactgGATCACTGTTGGTGTTTTCTGCCCCCACTAAGATTTGTTTGGTGTCGTTAATGCATTTTGCACCATACCCTCATGGAGCTTAAGAGACCAGCATTAGGAGAGCTAGCTTGTTAAGTCTAACTTCGCTACTAAAATAACACTCCCAGGGAATACAACACGAATGCATTTGGAATGCTCTCCTCTTCAACTTCAGCAGCACTCGGGGCAAGCAGAGTTAAAGAATTTTCAGAAGTTAATACCTGgatattaattccattttctgaaaTGCAAAACTCCCCAAGGtgtgttttgggtttttgttgttactgttgttattttctttcttttttttttttttaatgtttactacAAAAAGGCAAATGGATGGCTCTTTAGAGCAGACTCTTCAATttgctgggggcggggaggggcacaacctagcattttttttttcaattttgcatTTATTCATATCCGTAATGACTTTCTTCCAGCAAGTTTTCTGGAAGATTCAATTTGGAAGTCATGGAAACTACCTATTATCTGATTCAGTTCTGCAGGAAGGCATGCAGGGAGGTAATCCTTGaattaaacagttttttttttttttcacagccttCCAAGATGACCACACACCATTTGTACAACAAAAGTTGGTGTTCCCCATGCTGGGCAAACAATGGGACGCCATCCTGTCTTTGAATAGGATGTTAGCTTGGACTTGGagatttttatgtttaatttacaAATAGATCTTAGTGAGAAGACATCTGAGCAACCAGTGGAAACAAACATGAAATAAAGgggctatatatatatgtacatatatataaaataaatggtTCAGGACAATCTGGTAAACAATTGATAAACAGTTCAGAGCAAACTCTTTAAAGACATTCAGCCAAAGAGAATTGCAAAGCATTTCCAAACTCTAGAGCAAGCATGATTTCTGATGGGGTGTGGGACGGTGGGGGGCAAGGGGGTGAAGGTGGTAGTGTGGCCCCTGGATTGCACTGCCTTAGCTCTCAATTGATGTTTTATTGGACACGAAAGCCCCAGTTTGGTTTTTCTAGATAGAGCGCTTGTGAATGAAACATGCAGAGGCGTAACGTTACCGTCTGGAGCCCCGTGACATAGATTCCTTGATGATTGGCGTGATGGCAAGGGTTgcattctttaattttaaaaataaacatgccaTGGCATGATAGATGGGTGCCAGGCAGACCTTGTAAGGGATTAGGATCGTGGTgtttctcagtgtgtgtgtgttgttgttttcCCTTTTGTATTCAAgttgagcctgggagagcaggccagGGAGGGTTTGTTCCTAAGGTGACTGGAGTGTGGGGGTCACCAGTGCCACAGAGCCCTGGCTCGAGGTAGGGGCTAGAGGTGATTTTCCAAGTCGTCAGTCTCCAGCTAGGTGATATGCATTTTGCTCCCCCTGCTTGTCAACAACTGATTGGAACCTGAATGAGTACAAATTAGTTTAGTGACAGAACAAACTGTCACAGATATCTTTGAATCAGTTGCAAGTGAGTGAGGTTGACAGGAGCTCAGGAGCCTAATAAGTCCTCAGGATGGTTTGCGGGACCCTCGGCGGATGAGTAGACAATAAGATGTATAAAATATTGGAAATCAATGTTTCGCTATGGCATTTCATCAGGTAGCCACATGTCTCTCATTCATagtatttttatgttttgatgAATTATCCGCAGCCCGACTGGCGGAGCTGTCTGTCCAATGGAcaggaatcacacacacacacacccttaggCTTTATTGATTGGTTACCGTTGTGAGTCGGACCTTTGATATTTTTCTAGAAGTGACTAGGTGGCCCCAGAACCCCTTTTTAACCCTTTATACCTCTTGATGTTCATAGGAGACACGGAGAAGGGTCAGCCACCGAGTCGCACCCCCAAAAGCAAGGACGCCCACGTctgtggccggtgctgtgccgagtTCTTTGAATTGTCTGATCTTCTGCTCCACAAGAAGAACTGTACTAAGAATCAATTAGTCTTAATCGTCAATGAAAGTCCAGCCTCCCCAGCCGCCAccttctcccccagccccacacccGAGCATCCCGATGACCCCATGCATGACACAATGAACAAAACCCATCAAGTGGACGGCAGCGACCTTTCAGAACATCACAGCCTGGACAGGGAAGAGTTCATGGAGCTGGAGCCCTCCGTGGctaacaaaagcagcagcagcaacggcagcgGGGCCTCGAGCAACAGCCTCAGTGGCGGcgccccaggctgcagcagcagcagcagcagccccgccACAGGTACCTCAGCGATCACAACCTCTCTACCTCAACTCGGGGACCTGACAACACTGGGCAACTTCTCCGTGATCAACAGCAACGTCATCATCGAAAACCTGCAGAGCACCAAGGTGGCGGTGGCCCAGTTCTCGCAGGAAGCGAGGTGCGGTGGCGGCGGGGCCTCCGGGGGCAAGCTGGCCGTGCCCGCCCTCATGGAGCAGCTGCTGGCCTTGCAACAGCAGCAGATCCACCAGCTGCAACTGATCGAGCAGATCCGGCACCAGATCCTGCTGTTGGCTTCTCAGAATGCAGACTTGCCAACATCTTCGAGTCCCTCTCCAGGTACTTTGCGAACATCTGCCAACCCCTTGTCGACGCTGAGTTCCCATCTATCTCAACAGCTGGCGGCCGCAGCTGGATTAGCACAGAGCCTCGCCAGCCAGTCTGCCAGCATTAGCGGTGTGAAACAGCTCCCCCCAATCCAGCTACCTCAGAGCAGTTCTGGCAACACCATCCTTCCATCCAACAGTGGCATGTCTCCCAGCAGGAACACGCTGGCGGCTGCGGCTCCCACGCCGTCCTCGGAGAAAGTGGCCGCCAGTGCAGGCGCCTCCCACGTCAGCCACGCAGCCGTGTCCGCGTCGTCCTCACCACCTTTTGCAATAAGCAGTTTATTAAGTCCTGCATCTAATCCACTCCTACCTCAGCCGGCCCCTGCTAACTCGGTGTTCCCCAGCGCTTTGCCCAACATCGGAACCACTGCAGAGGACTTAAACTCCTTGTCTGCCTTGGCCCAGCAGAGAAAAAGCAAGCCACCAAATGTCACTGCCTTCGAAGCGAAAAGTGCTTCCGACGAGGCGTTCTTCAAACACAAGTGCAGGTTCTGCGCAAAGGTCTTCGGGAGCGACAGTGCCTTGCAGATCCACTTGCGCTCCCACACCGGCGAGAGGCCCTTCAAGTGTAACATCTGCGGGAACAGGTTCTCCACCAAGGGGAACCTCAAGGTCCACTTTCAGCGCCACAAAGAGAAATACCCGCACATCCAGATGAACCCTTACCCTGTGCCTGAGCATCTGGACAATATCCCCACAAGCACCGGCATCCCCTACGGCATGTCCATCCCCCCAGAGAAGCCAGTCACCAGCTGGCTAGACACCAAGCCGGTCCTGCCCACTCTGACCACTTCCGTTGGCCTGCCGCTGCCCCCAACCCTCCCGAGCCTGGCTCCCTTCATCAAGACAGAAGATCCAGCCCCCATCCCCATCAGCCATGCTGCCGCCAGCCCCCCGGGCTCGGTCAAGAGTGAGTCTGGGGCCCCTGAGCCCACAACCAGGAGCCTGAGTGGACTCCCAGAGGAAGCAGAAGCATCCGGTCTGCCACCCTCTGGTGGCAAGAGCGAGGACAGTGGCGGGGTCCCAACCTCGGCCCCCGTGGGGAGCCACAGTAGCGCCCTGGGCTCCCCAGTAGCCGACTGCCCCCCTGGCAGCGCCCCCACCACATTCACCAACCCTCTGTTGCCACTCATGTCTGAGCAGTTCAAGGCCAAGTTTCCTTTCGGGGGACTCTTGGACTCAGCCCAGGCGTCAGAGACGTCCAAGTTGCAGCAACTGGTGGAGAACATTGACAAGAAGGCCACTGACCCCAACGAGTGCATCATCTGCCACCGTGTCCTCAGCTGCCAGAGCGCCTTGAAGATGCACTACCGAACACACACTGGGGAGAGGCCCTtcaagtgcaagatctgtggccgGGCCTTCACCACGAAAGGGAATCTCAAAACCCACTACAGCGTCCATCGGGCCGTGCCCCCACTCCGCGTCCAGCATTCCTGCCCCATCTGCCAGAAGAAGTTCACGAACGCTGTGGTGCTACAGCAACACATCCGCATGCACATGGGGGGCCAGATCCCCAACACCCCTGTCCCTGACAGCTACCCCGAGTCCATGGAGTCCGACACAGGCTCTTTCGATGAGAAGAATTTCGACGACCTCGACAACTTCTCCGACGACAACATGGAGGACTGCCCCGAGGGCAGTATCCCAGATACGCCCAAGTCTGCCGACGCCTCCCAGGACAGCCTGTCCTCCTCGCCTTTGCCCCTGGAGATGTCCAGCATCGCAGCCCTGGAGAATCAGATGAAGATGATCAGCGCCGGCCTGGCAGAACAGCTGCAAGCCAGCCTCAAGTCAGTGGAGAACGGGTCCGTCGAGGGGGACGTGCTGACCAACGACTCGTCCTCGGTGGGCGGAGATGTGGAAAGC
Coding sequences within it:
- the SALL1 gene encoding sal-like protein 1; protein product: MSRRKQAKPQHFQSDPEVASLPRRDGDTEKGQPPSRTPKSKDAHVCGRCCAEFFELSDLLLHKKNCTKNQLVLIVNESPASPAATFSPSPTPEHPDDPMHDTMNKTHQVDGSDLSEHHSLDREEFMELEPSVANKSSSSNGSGASSNSLSGGAPGCSSSSSSPATGTSAITTSLPQLGDLTTLGNFSVINSNVIIENLQSTKVAVAQFSQEARCGGGGASGGKLAVPALMEQLLALQQQQIHQLQLIEQIRHQILLLASQNADLPTSSSPSPGTLRTSANPLSTLSSHLSQQLAAAAGLAQSLASQSASISGVKQLPPIQLPQSSSGNTILPSNSGMSPSRNTLAAAAPTPSSEKVAASAGASHVSHAAVSASSSPPFAISSLLSPASNPLLPQPAPANSVFPSALPNIGTTAEDLNSLSALAQQRKSKPPNVTAFEAKSASDEAFFKHKCRFCAKVFGSDSALQIHLRSHTGERPFKCNICGNRFSTKGNLKVHFQRHKEKYPHIQMNPYPVPEHLDNIPTSTGIPYGMSIPPEKPVTSWLDTKPVLPTLTTSVGLPLPPTLPSLAPFIKTEDPAPIPISHAAASPPGSVKSESGAPEPTTRSLSGLPEEAEASGLPPSGGKSEDSGGVPTSAPVGSHSSALGSPVADCPPGSAPTTFTNPLLPLMSEQFKAKFPFGGLLDSAQASETSKLQQLVENIDKKATDPNECIICHRVLSCQSALKMHYRTHTGERPFKCKICGRAFTTKGNLKTHYSVHRAVPPLRVQHSCPICQKKFTNAVVLQQHIRMHMGGQIPNTPVPDSYPESMESDTGSFDEKNFDDLDNFSDDNMEDCPEGSIPDTPKSADASQDSLSSSPLPLEMSSIAALENQMKMISAGLAEQLQASLKSVENGSVEGDVLTNDSSSVGGDVESQSAGSPAISESASSMQALSPSNSAQEMHKSPSIEEKPQRAVGPSEFANGLSPAPVNGGALDLTSSHTEKIVKDDSLGILFPFRDRGKFKNTACDICGKTFACQSALDIHYRSHTKERPFICTVCNRGFSTKGNLKQHMLTHQMRDLPSQLFEPSSNLGPNQNSAVIPTNSLSSLIKTEVNGFVHVSPQDSKDIPSSHIPSGPLSSAATSPVLLPSLPRRTPKQHFCNTCGKTFSSSSALQIHERTHTGEKPFACTICGRAFTTKGNLKVHMGTHMWNSTPARRGRRLSVDGPMTFLGGSAVKFPEMFQKDLAARSGSGDPSSFWNQYAAALSNGLAMKANEISVIQNGGIPPIPGSLGSGSSSPISGLTGNLEKLQNSEPSAPLAGLEKMASSENGTNFRFTRFVEDSKEIVTS